The DNA window GAAACTCCTGAACAAAATACCGTTGCTGAAAGAAAACACCAGCACCTCTTGAATGTTGCTAGAGCCATTTATTTTCAAGCCAACTTGCCGATTAATTTTTGGACAGATTGCATATTAACTACTGTGTTCCTTATAAATCGTACTCCTACTCCGAATTTGACAAATAAAACTCCATATGAAATCCTATTTGGTACTACTCCTGATTATATACAACTAAGAAACTTTGGTTGTCTTGCATTTGCCTCGACTCTCAAGGCGCACAGGACTAAATTTGATCCTAGAGCACATACATGTGTTTTTCTTGGATACCCCCATGGCATAAAAGGATATAAACTTTATGATATTAACACAAAACAGTTTCTTATTTCTAGGAATGTTGTTTTCCATGAAAATGTTTATCCTTTTCATAAAATTGAATAATGACAACATTGGTATAGATCCTTTTGCCAATATGGTGTTACCCTCTTCTCACATCTCTCAAACTTATGTTACTGATTTTGATTCCCCACATGTTAATAATGACAGTGCTATGCAGGATCAATCATCAAATGACAATTCCACTTATAATATACCAGCAACTCACATACATGAACCAACTGGTGTTCCTACTGAGTTCCCACATCCGAAGGAGCCCACAAGTGTACCCACTGAACCAATGGACATTCCTGTTATTGCAGATAACAGtaacacaaataataatgaCAATCAAAATCCTCTAAGGCGATCTAGCAGAATCCATAAACCGCCAACATACCTTCGTGATTACGAATGTCACTCCATAATTCAGGATCAATCCTCCACACCTTATCCCCTTCATAAATTCATGACATATACTAATTTATCTGCTGCTCACAAGGCTTTTATTTGTGCAGTGCAAGCTCACTTCGAACCTCAACACTACAAACAAGCAGTGCTACACAAAGTTTGGAACCAAGCAATGGCAACCGAATTATTAGCTCTTCTCAACAATAAGACCTGGACTATTGTCAAGCTTCCTCCAAACAAACGCGCCATTGGGTGTCGTTgggtttataaaattaaactcaacAGTGATGGATCCGTTGAAAGACACAAAGCCCGCCTTGTTGCACAAGGATACACACAACAAGAAGGACTCGATTTTTTTGAAACCTTCTCCCCCCATAGCAAAGATGGTtactttcaaattattattggcCATATCTACCATTAAGCAATGGCACACACTTCAACTTGATATAAACAACGCCTTCCTCAATGGCGATCTCCTTGAGGAGGTATACATGACTATACCACCAAGCCTtactctttcttcttcattgtcTGCAGAAACTGGTCTCGTGTGCAAGCTCCACAAGTCGATCTACAGCCTCAAGCAATCCTCCAGACAGTGGTATAAAAAGCTCACTGATGCTCTCATTCTTGAAGGATTTACTCAGTCCCAAGCTGACTACACCTTGTTCACCAAAGGCTCCAACAGCACCTTCATTGCCCTCCTTGTGTATGTGGACGATATCATAATTACCGGCCCCAACATTACCTTGTTGCACCAACTACATGCCTCTCTTCATGCACAATTCAAGCTTAAAGCCCTCGGCAAGCTAAAATATTTCTTGGGATTCGAAATAGCTCGGGCTAAGGAGGGACTATTCCTTTCTCAACGTAAATATACCCTACAGCTTTTAGAAGACACCGGATACATGGGAAGCAAACCATCCAAAACTCCTATGGATCCCAAAATCAAATTAGATGATCAACAAGACACCCCTCTTGAAAATCCTTCTCACTACCGACAACTCATTGGACATCTACTGTATCTCACCTTGTCCAGACCAGATATAACCTTCACAGTTCACCAACTAAGTCAATTCATGTCCTGCCCAAGGACACCCCATATGCAAGCCATCAACCATCTCCTTCGATACCTCAAAGGACAACCAGGCCAAGGAATCCTCTACTCCACCAATTCTTCCCTACATCTCCCAAGGCTTTTCAGACTCGGATTGGGCCTCTTGTCCAACCACTAGACGATCCACAACCGGCTACTGCATATTCCTTGGTGACTGCCTCATCTCTTGGCGAACCAAAAAGCAACCAACCATCTCCAAAAGCTCTGCCGAAGCAGAGTATAGAGCCTTGGCTGCAACAAGCAGTGAGATCACATGGCTACAATATCTGTTAAAGGATTTTCAAATCGAACAAAGTATTCCTACCTTCATATATTGCGACAACAAATTTGCAATACACATCGCCAACAACCCCACTTTTCAcgaaagaaccaagcacatTGAGCTTGATTGCCACTTCATTCGCGAGAAGATCAAGAAATCTGCCATTCGTCTCATTCCTGTTAACACAACACTTTAACTCGCAGACATCTTCACCAAGCCTTTACCCTCTACAACACTTCACTCTCATATTACCAAGATGGCTGTCTATGACATATACAGTCCATCTTGAGGAGGGGTAACAGATTTTGTACTCTGTTCTGTTTCGTCTCAGTGTTAGTTAGGAATACCGTTACTTTTCAGCTCAGTATTAGTTGTACAATTTGTATCTTGGTTCTTGTTTTTTGGTTTAACTAACTCCGGTTAGTTCGGTCTTGCATAGCTATATATACTTGGTCCCTGTACTGAACTCTTCAATGaaattgttttcattttttcatTCAATGAAACCTGGTCCTTTTCTTTCCCAGTTTTTATCTTTCcgcaataataacaataattttatgagatatattatcaccaaaatgaTTGTGGATCATATGTACATGAGAGGGAGACAtcttcatgttgcactcttttttccttagttcaggttttgtcccactggattTTCCTGGCAAGATTTTTAATGAAGCAACTtgtaaataattatgaatatgaaatatatatattgtactctttttttcttagctcagattttgtcctaCTGAGTTTTTCTGACAAGATTTTTAATGAGACAAG is part of the Cannabis sativa cultivar Pink pepper isolate KNU-18-1 chromosome 5, ASM2916894v1, whole genome shotgun sequence genome and encodes:
- the LOC133038270 gene encoding uncharacterized mitochondrial protein AtMg00810-like, producing the protein MTIPPSLTLSSSLSAETGLVCKLHKSIYSLKQSSRQWYKKLTDALILEGFTQSQADYTLFTKGSNSTFIALLVYVDDIIITGPNITLLHQLHASLHAQFKLKALGKLKYFLGFEIARAKEGLFLSQRKYTLQLLEDTGYMGSKPSKTPMDPKIKLDDQQDTPLENPSHYRQLIGHLLYLTLSRPDITFTDNQAKESSTPPILPYISQGFSDSDWASCPTTRRSTTGYCIFLGDCLISWRTKKQPTISKSSAEAEYRALAATSSEITWLQYLLKDFQIEQSIPTFIYCDNKFAIHIANNPTFHERTKHIELDCHFIREKIKKSAIRLIPVNTTL